The following are encoded in a window of Falco biarmicus isolate bFalBia1 chromosome 8, bFalBia1.pri, whole genome shotgun sequence genomic DNA:
- the FAIM gene encoding fas apoptotic inhibitory molecule 1 isoform X1, translating to MAGAPAPAPPAKGAAPRAPAARRQPPALGRGEGSGPRTRELSRSRSRYSHLEKMTDLVAVWEVALSDGVHKIEFEHGTTSGKRVVYVDGKEEIRKEWMFKLVGKETFTVGASKTKATINIDAVSGFAYEYTLEINGKSLKKYMENRLKTTNTWVLTLGGTDYRVVLEKDTMDVWCNGQKLETAGEFVEDGTETHFSVGDHSCRIKAVSSGKRKEGIIHTLIVNDREIPEAVE from the exons ATGGCGGGGGCGCCCGCTCCCGCACCGCCGGCCAAGGGGgccgcgccccgcgcccccgccgcccgcaggCAGCCGCCGGCACTCGGGAGAGGAGAGGGGTCGGGTCCCAGGACTCGGGAGCTCAGCAGGTCCCG GTCTCGGTACAGCCACTTAGAGAAGATGACAGATTTGGTGGCTGTTTGGGAAGTAGCTTTAAGTGATGGTGTTCATAAGATTGAATTTGAACATGGGACCACTTCAGGAAAACGTGTTGTCTATGTTGATGGAAAG gaagaaataagaaaagaatgGATGTTTAAATTAGTGGGTAAAGAAACATTCACTGTTGGAGCATCCAAAACAAAAGCTACTATTAATATTGATGCAGTCAGTGGCTTTGCATATGAATATACTTTGGAGATCAATGGAAAGAGCCTCAAGAAGTATATGGAGAACAGGTTGAAAACCACCAATACTTGGGTACTGACCTTGGGTGGTACAGACTATAGAGTTGTTCTAG AAAAAGACACTATGGATGTGTGGTGCAACGGTCAAAAACTGGAAACAGCG GGTGAATTTGTAGAAGATGGGACTGAAACTCACTTCAGTGTTGGTGATCACAGCTGTCGCATTAAGGCTGTTAGTAGTGGCAAACGAAAGGAAGGAATTATTCATACCCTTATTGTGAATGACAGAGAAATCCCAGAGGCTGTGGAGTAG
- the FAIM gene encoding fas apoptotic inhibitory molecule 1 isoform X2 — protein sequence MASREEITVYEDEVRSRYSHLEKMTDLVAVWEVALSDGVHKIEFEHGTTSGKRVVYVDGKEEIRKEWMFKLVGKETFTVGASKTKATINIDAVSGFAYEYTLEINGKSLKKYMENRLKTTNTWVLTLGGTDYRVVLEKDTMDVWCNGQKLETAGEFVEDGTETHFSVGDHSCRIKAVSSGKRKEGIIHTLIVNDREIPEAVE from the exons ATGGCATCCCGTGAGGAGATTACTGTCTATGAAGATGAAGTAAG GTCTCGGTACAGCCACTTAGAGAAGATGACAGATTTGGTGGCTGTTTGGGAAGTAGCTTTAAGTGATGGTGTTCATAAGATTGAATTTGAACATGGGACCACTTCAGGAAAACGTGTTGTCTATGTTGATGGAAAG gaagaaataagaaaagaatgGATGTTTAAATTAGTGGGTAAAGAAACATTCACTGTTGGAGCATCCAAAACAAAAGCTACTATTAATATTGATGCAGTCAGTGGCTTTGCATATGAATATACTTTGGAGATCAATGGAAAGAGCCTCAAGAAGTATATGGAGAACAGGTTGAAAACCACCAATACTTGGGTACTGACCTTGGGTGGTACAGACTATAGAGTTGTTCTAG AAAAAGACACTATGGATGTGTGGTGCAACGGTCAAAAACTGGAAACAGCG GGTGAATTTGTAGAAGATGGGACTGAAACTCACTTCAGTGTTGGTGATCACAGCTGTCGCATTAAGGCTGTTAGTAGTGGCAAACGAAAGGAAGGAATTATTCATACCCTTATTGTGAATGACAGAGAAATCCCAGAGGCTGTGGAGTAG
- the FAIM gene encoding fas apoptotic inhibitory molecule 1 isoform X4, which yields MTDLVAVWEVALSDGVHKIEFEHGTTSGKRVVYVDGKEEIRKEWMFKLVGKETFTVGASKTKATINIDAVSGFAYEYTLEINGKSLKKYMENRLKTTNTWVLTLGGTDYRVVLEKDTMDVWCNGQKLETAGEFVEDGTETHFSVGDHSCRIKAVSSGKRKEGIIHTLIVNDREIPEAVE from the exons ATGACAGATTTGGTGGCTGTTTGGGAAGTAGCTTTAAGTGATGGTGTTCATAAGATTGAATTTGAACATGGGACCACTTCAGGAAAACGTGTTGTCTATGTTGATGGAAAG gaagaaataagaaaagaatgGATGTTTAAATTAGTGGGTAAAGAAACATTCACTGTTGGAGCATCCAAAACAAAAGCTACTATTAATATTGATGCAGTCAGTGGCTTTGCATATGAATATACTTTGGAGATCAATGGAAAGAGCCTCAAGAAGTATATGGAGAACAGGTTGAAAACCACCAATACTTGGGTACTGACCTTGGGTGGTACAGACTATAGAGTTGTTCTAG AAAAAGACACTATGGATGTGTGGTGCAACGGTCAAAAACTGGAAACAGCG GGTGAATTTGTAGAAGATGGGACTGAAACTCACTTCAGTGTTGGTGATCACAGCTGTCGCATTAAGGCTGTTAGTAGTGGCAAACGAAAGGAAGGAATTATTCATACCCTTATTGTGAATGACAGAGAAATCCCAGAGGCTGTGGAGTAG
- the FAIM gene encoding fas apoptotic inhibitory molecule 1 isoform X3, producing the protein MAGAPAPAPPAKGAAPRAPAARRQPPALGRGEGSGPRTRELSRSRSRYSHLEKMTDLVAVWEVALSDGVHKIEFEHGTTSGKRVVYVDGKEEIRKEWMFKLVGKETFTVGASKTKATINIDAVSGFAYEYTLEINGKSLKKYMENRLKTTNTWVLTLGGTDYRVVLEKDTMDVWCNGQKLETARWSLTLCR; encoded by the exons ATGGCGGGGGCGCCCGCTCCCGCACCGCCGGCCAAGGGGgccgcgccccgcgcccccgccgcccgcaggCAGCCGCCGGCACTCGGGAGAGGAGAGGGGTCGGGTCCCAGGACTCGGGAGCTCAGCAGGTCCCG GTCTCGGTACAGCCACTTAGAGAAGATGACAGATTTGGTGGCTGTTTGGGAAGTAGCTTTAAGTGATGGTGTTCATAAGATTGAATTTGAACATGGGACCACTTCAGGAAAACGTGTTGTCTATGTTGATGGAAAG gaagaaataagaaaagaatgGATGTTTAAATTAGTGGGTAAAGAAACATTCACTGTTGGAGCATCCAAAACAAAAGCTACTATTAATATTGATGCAGTCAGTGGCTTTGCATATGAATATACTTTGGAGATCAATGGAAAGAGCCTCAAGAAGTATATGGAGAACAGGTTGAAAACCACCAATACTTGGGTACTGACCTTGGGTGGTACAGACTATAGAGTTGTTCTAG AAAAAGACACTATGGATGTGTGGTGCAACGGTCAAAAACTGGAAACAGCG AGATGGTCCCTAACACTTTGCC GGTGA